A window of the Falco rusticolus isolate bFalRus1 chromosome 1, bFalRus1.pri, whole genome shotgun sequence genome harbors these coding sequences:
- the ZNF207 gene encoding BUB3-interacting and GLEBS motif-containing protein ZNF207 isoform X11 translates to MGRKKKKQLKPWCWYCNRDFDDEKILIQHQKAKHFKCHICHKKLYTGPGLAIHCMQVHKETIDAVPNAIPGRTDIELEIYGMEGIPEKDMEERRRLLEQKTQAESQKKKQQDDSDEYEDDESAASTSFQPQQVQPQQGYVPPMAQPGLPPVPGAPGMPPGIPPLMAGVPPMMPGMPPVMPGMPPGMMPMGGMMPPGPGIPPLMPGMPPGRSGLSNSYYGMPPPVGPRPGMPPMTQAQPVTAPGILNRPPAPAASAPTPQPPVTKPLFPSAGQAAAAVPGPVGTDFKPLNSTPATTTEPPKPTFPAYTQSTASTTSTTNSTAAKPATSITSKPATLTTTSATSKLIHPDEDISLEERRAQLPKYQRNLPRPGQASLGNPPVGPIGGMMPPQPGIPPQQQGMRPPMPPHGQYGAHHQGMPGYLPGAMPPYGQGPPMVPPYQSGPPRPPMGMRPPVMSQGGRY, encoded by the exons ATGGGCCGTAAGaagaagaagcagctgaagccTTGGTGCTG GTATTGTAACAGGGATTTTGATGATGAAAAAATCCTTATACAGcatcaaaaagcaaagcactttaAATGCCATATATGTCATAAGAAACTGTATACAGGACCTGGTTTAGCTATACATTGCATGCAG GTACATAAAGAAACAATAGATGCTGTTCCAAATGCTATTCCTGGAAGAACGGATATTGAACTGGAAATCTATGGCATGGAGGGCATTCCAGAAAAAGATATGGAGGAACGAAGGAGGTTACTTGAACAAAAAACTCAGG CAGAgagccagaaaaagaaacaacaggatGATTCGGATGAATATGAAGATGATGAATCTGCAGCTTCAACTTCATTTCAACCCCAGCAAGTTCAGCCACAGCAGGGGTATGTTCCCCCAATGGCACAACCAGGTTTGCCTCCTGTGCCAGGTGCACCAGGGATGCCTCCAG gtatACCACCATTAATGGCAGGTGTTCCACCTATGATGCCTGGAATGCCTCCAGTTATGCCTGGAATGCCACCTGG gATGATGCCAATGGGTGGAATGATGCCTCCTGGGCCAGGAATACCACCTCTTATGCCTGGTATGCCACCAGGTAGGTCAGGGTTGTCGAACTCGTACTATG GTATGCCACCGCCTGTTGGTCCTCGTCCTGGGATGCCTCCAATGACACAAGCACAGCCTGTTACAGCACCAGGCATTCTTAACAggcctccagctcctgctgcatcAGCACCTACCCCCCAGCCTCCAGTTACTAAACCACTCTTCCCAAGTGCGGGGCAG gctgcagcagctgttccAGGTCCAGTTGGTACTGATTTCAAACCTTTGAATTCTACACCTGCAACAACAACAGAACCCCCAAAACCTACATTCCCTGCTTACACGCAGTCTACAGCCTCAACCACTAGCACGACAAACAGTACTGCTGCTAAACCAGCTACATCTATAACAAGTAAGCCTGCTACCCTCACAACCACCAGCGCAACCAGTAAGTTGATCCATCCAGATGAGGATATATCACTG GAAGAGAGAAGGGCACAGTTGCCTAAATATCAGCGCAATCTTCCTCGGCCGGGACAGGCTTCCTTGGGTAATCCACCAGTTGGACCAATTGGAGGTATGATGCCACCACAGCCAGGAATTCCTCCACAACAACAAGGAATGAGACCTCCCATGCCACCTCATG GTCAGTATGGTGCTCATCACCAGGGCATGCCAGGATACCTTCCTGGAGCGATGCCCCCATACGGTCAGGGACCTCCGATGGTGCCCCCTTACCAAAGTGGACCTCCTCGACCTCCAATGGGCATGAGACCTCCTGTAATGTCGCAAGGTGGCCGCTACTGA
- the ZNF207 gene encoding BUB3-interacting and GLEBS motif-containing protein ZNF207 isoform X8, producing MGRKKKKQLKPWCWYCNRDFDDEKILIQHQKAKHFKCHICHKKLYTGPGLAIHCMQVHKETIDAVPNAIPGRTDIELEIYGMEGIPEKDMEERRRLLEQKTQAESQKKKQQDDSDEYEDDESAASTSFQPQQVQPQQGYVPPMAQPGLPPVPGAPGMPPGIPPLMAGVPPMMPGMPPVMPGMPPGLHQQRKYMQSFCGGNMMMPMGGMMPPGPGIPPLMPGMPPGRSGLSNSYYGMPPPVGPRPGMPPMTQAQPVTAPGILNRPPAPAASAPTPQPPVTKPLFPSAGQAAAAVPGPVGTDFKPLNSTPATTTEPPKPTFPAYTQSTASTTSTTNSTAAKPATSITSKPATLTTTSATSKLIHPDEDISLEERRAQLPKYQRNLPRPGQASLGNPPVGPIGGMMPPQPGIPPQQQGMRPPMPPHGQYGAHHQGMPGYLPGAMPPYGQGPPMVPPYQSGPPRPPMGMRPPVMSQGGRY from the exons ATGGGCCGTAAGaagaagaagcagctgaagccTTGGTGCTG GTATTGTAACAGGGATTTTGATGATGAAAAAATCCTTATACAGcatcaaaaagcaaagcactttaAATGCCATATATGTCATAAGAAACTGTATACAGGACCTGGTTTAGCTATACATTGCATGCAG GTACATAAAGAAACAATAGATGCTGTTCCAAATGCTATTCCTGGAAGAACGGATATTGAACTGGAAATCTATGGCATGGAGGGCATTCCAGAAAAAGATATGGAGGAACGAAGGAGGTTACTTGAACAAAAAACTCAGG CAGAgagccagaaaaagaaacaacaggatGATTCGGATGAATATGAAGATGATGAATCTGCAGCTTCAACTTCATTTCAACCCCAGCAAGTTCAGCCACAGCAGGGGTATGTTCCCCCAATGGCACAACCAGGTTTGCCTCCTGTGCCAGGTGCACCAGGGATGCCTCCAG gtatACCACCATTAATGGCAGGTGTTCCACCTATGATGCCTGGAATGCCTCCAGTTATGCCTGGAATGCCACCTGG ATTACAtcaacagagaaaatacatgcaGTCATTTTGTGGTGGAAACAT gATGATGCCAATGGGTGGAATGATGCCTCCTGGGCCAGGAATACCACCTCTTATGCCTGGTATGCCACCAGGTAGGTCAGGGTTGTCGAACTCGTACTATG GTATGCCACCGCCTGTTGGTCCTCGTCCTGGGATGCCTCCAATGACACAAGCACAGCCTGTTACAGCACCAGGCATTCTTAACAggcctccagctcctgctgcatcAGCACCTACCCCCCAGCCTCCAGTTACTAAACCACTCTTCCCAAGTGCGGGGCAG gctgcagcagctgttccAGGTCCAGTTGGTACTGATTTCAAACCTTTGAATTCTACACCTGCAACAACAACAGAACCCCCAAAACCTACATTCCCTGCTTACACGCAGTCTACAGCCTCAACCACTAGCACGACAAACAGTACTGCTGCTAAACCAGCTACATCTATAACAAGTAAGCCTGCTACCCTCACAACCACCAGCGCAACCAGTAAGTTGATCCATCCAGATGAGGATATATCACTG GAAGAGAGAAGGGCACAGTTGCCTAAATATCAGCGCAATCTTCCTCGGCCGGGACAGGCTTCCTTGGGTAATCCACCAGTTGGACCAATTGGAGGTATGATGCCACCACAGCCAGGAATTCCTCCACAACAACAAGGAATGAGACCTCCCATGCCACCTCATG GTCAGTATGGTGCTCATCACCAGGGCATGCCAGGATACCTTCCTGGAGCGATGCCCCCATACGGTCAGGGACCTCCGATGGTGCCCCCTTACCAAAGTGGACCTCCTCGACCTCCAATGGGCATGAGACCTCCTGTAATGTCGCAAGGTGGCCGCTACTGA
- the ZNF207 gene encoding BUB3-interacting and GLEBS motif-containing protein ZNF207 isoform X12: protein MGRKKKKQLKPWCWYCNRDFDDEKILIQHQKAKHFKCHICHKKLYTGPGLAIHCMQVHKETIDAVPNAIPGRTDIELEIYGMEGIPEKDMEERRRLLEQKTQAESQKKKQQDDSDEYEDDESAASTSFQPQQVQPQQGYVPPMAQPGLPPVPGAPGMPPGIPPLMAGVPPMMPGMPPVMPGMPPGMMPMGGMMPPGPGIPPLMPGMPPGMPPPVGPRPGMPPMTQAQPVTAPGILNRPPAPAASAPTPQPPVTKPLFPSAGQAAAAVPGPVGTDFKPLNSTPATTTEPPKPTFPAYTQSTASTTSTTNSTAAKPATSITSKPATLTTTSATSKLIHPDEDISLEERRAQLPKYQRNLPRPGQASLGNPPVGPIGGMMPPQPGIPPQQQGMRPPMPPHGQYGAHHQGMPGYLPGAMPPYGQGPPMVPPYQSGPPRPPMGMRPPVMSQGGRY, encoded by the exons ATGGGCCGTAAGaagaagaagcagctgaagccTTGGTGCTG GTATTGTAACAGGGATTTTGATGATGAAAAAATCCTTATACAGcatcaaaaagcaaagcactttaAATGCCATATATGTCATAAGAAACTGTATACAGGACCTGGTTTAGCTATACATTGCATGCAG GTACATAAAGAAACAATAGATGCTGTTCCAAATGCTATTCCTGGAAGAACGGATATTGAACTGGAAATCTATGGCATGGAGGGCATTCCAGAAAAAGATATGGAGGAACGAAGGAGGTTACTTGAACAAAAAACTCAGG CAGAgagccagaaaaagaaacaacaggatGATTCGGATGAATATGAAGATGATGAATCTGCAGCTTCAACTTCATTTCAACCCCAGCAAGTTCAGCCACAGCAGGGGTATGTTCCCCCAATGGCACAACCAGGTTTGCCTCCTGTGCCAGGTGCACCAGGGATGCCTCCAG gtatACCACCATTAATGGCAGGTGTTCCACCTATGATGCCTGGAATGCCTCCAGTTATGCCTGGAATGCCACCTGG gATGATGCCAATGGGTGGAATGATGCCTCCTGGGCCAGGAATACCACCTCTTATGCCTGGTATGCCACCAG GTATGCCACCGCCTGTTGGTCCTCGTCCTGGGATGCCTCCAATGACACAAGCACAGCCTGTTACAGCACCAGGCATTCTTAACAggcctccagctcctgctgcatcAGCACCTACCCCCCAGCCTCCAGTTACTAAACCACTCTTCCCAAGTGCGGGGCAG gctgcagcagctgttccAGGTCCAGTTGGTACTGATTTCAAACCTTTGAATTCTACACCTGCAACAACAACAGAACCCCCAAAACCTACATTCCCTGCTTACACGCAGTCTACAGCCTCAACCACTAGCACGACAAACAGTACTGCTGCTAAACCAGCTACATCTATAACAAGTAAGCCTGCTACCCTCACAACCACCAGCGCAACCAGTAAGTTGATCCATCCAGATGAGGATATATCACTG GAAGAGAGAAGGGCACAGTTGCCTAAATATCAGCGCAATCTTCCTCGGCCGGGACAGGCTTCCTTGGGTAATCCACCAGTTGGACCAATTGGAGGTATGATGCCACCACAGCCAGGAATTCCTCCACAACAACAAGGAATGAGACCTCCCATGCCACCTCATG GTCAGTATGGTGCTCATCACCAGGGCATGCCAGGATACCTTCCTGGAGCGATGCCCCCATACGGTCAGGGACCTCCGATGGTGCCCCCTTACCAAAGTGGACCTCCTCGACCTCCAATGGGCATGAGACCTCCTGTAATGTCGCAAGGTGGCCGCTACTGA
- the ZNF207 gene encoding BUB3-interacting and GLEBS motif-containing protein ZNF207 isoform X2 has protein sequence MGRKKKKQLKPWCWYCNRDFDDEKILIQHQKAKHFKCHICHKKLYTGPGLAIHCMQVHKETIDAVPNAIPGRTDIELEIYGMEGIPEKDMEERRRLLEQKTQESQKKKQQDDSDEYEDDESAASTSFQPQQVQPQQGYVPPMAQPGLPPVPGAPGMPPGIPPLMAGVPPMMPGMPPVMPGMPPGLHQQRKYMQSFCGGNMMMPMGGMMPPGPGIPPLMPGMPPGRSGLSNSYYGMPPPVGPRPGMPPMTQAQPVTAPGILNRPPAPAASAPTPQPPVTKPLFPSAGQMGTPVTSSSTASSNSESLSASSNALFPSTAQAAAAVPGPVGTDFKPLNSTPATTTEPPKPTFPAYTQSTASTTSTTNSTAAKPATSITSKPATLTTTSATSKLIHPDEDISLEERRAQLPKYQRNLPRPGQASLGNPPVGPIGGMMPPQPGIPPQQQGMRPPMPPHGQYGAHHQGMPGYLPGAMPPYGQGPPMVPPYQSGPPRPPMGMRPPVMSQGGRY, from the exons ATGGGCCGTAAGaagaagaagcagctgaagccTTGGTGCTG GTATTGTAACAGGGATTTTGATGATGAAAAAATCCTTATACAGcatcaaaaagcaaagcactttaAATGCCATATATGTCATAAGAAACTGTATACAGGACCTGGTTTAGCTATACATTGCATGCAG GTACATAAAGAAACAATAGATGCTGTTCCAAATGCTATTCCTGGAAGAACGGATATTGAACTGGAAATCTATGGCATGGAGGGCATTCCAGAAAAAGATATGGAGGAACGAAGGAGGTTACTTGAACAAAAAACTCAGG AgagccagaaaaagaaacaacaggatGATTCGGATGAATATGAAGATGATGAATCTGCAGCTTCAACTTCATTTCAACCCCAGCAAGTTCAGCCACAGCAGGGGTATGTTCCCCCAATGGCACAACCAGGTTTGCCTCCTGTGCCAGGTGCACCAGGGATGCCTCCAG gtatACCACCATTAATGGCAGGTGTTCCACCTATGATGCCTGGAATGCCTCCAGTTATGCCTGGAATGCCACCTGG ATTACAtcaacagagaaaatacatgcaGTCATTTTGTGGTGGAAACAT gATGATGCCAATGGGTGGAATGATGCCTCCTGGGCCAGGAATACCACCTCTTATGCCTGGTATGCCACCAGGTAGGTCAGGGTTGTCGAACTCGTACTATG GTATGCCACCGCCTGTTGGTCCTCGTCCTGGGATGCCTCCAATGACACAAGCACAGCCTGTTACAGCACCAGGCATTCTTAACAggcctccagctcctgctgcatcAGCACCTACCCCCCAGCCTCCAGTTACTAAACCACTCTTCCCAAGTGCGGGGCAG ATGGGGACACCTGTCACAAGCTCAAGTACAGCTTCCTCCAATTCAGAAAGTCTGTCAGCATCTTCTAACGCTCTGTTTCCTAGCACAGCACAA gctgcagcagctgttccAGGTCCAGTTGGTACTGATTTCAAACCTTTGAATTCTACACCTGCAACAACAACAGAACCCCCAAAACCTACATTCCCTGCTTACACGCAGTCTACAGCCTCAACCACTAGCACGACAAACAGTACTGCTGCTAAACCAGCTACATCTATAACAAGTAAGCCTGCTACCCTCACAACCACCAGCGCAACCAGTAAGTTGATCCATCCAGATGAGGATATATCACTG GAAGAGAGAAGGGCACAGTTGCCTAAATATCAGCGCAATCTTCCTCGGCCGGGACAGGCTTCCTTGGGTAATCCACCAGTTGGACCAATTGGAGGTATGATGCCACCACAGCCAGGAATTCCTCCACAACAACAAGGAATGAGACCTCCCATGCCACCTCATG GTCAGTATGGTGCTCATCACCAGGGCATGCCAGGATACCTTCCTGGAGCGATGCCCCCATACGGTCAGGGACCTCCGATGGTGCCCCCTTACCAAAGTGGACCTCCTCGACCTCCAATGGGCATGAGACCTCCTGTAATGTCGCAAGGTGGCCGCTACTGA
- the ZNF207 gene encoding BUB3-interacting and GLEBS motif-containing protein ZNF207 isoform X5, with protein sequence MGRKKKKQLKPWCWYCNRDFDDEKILIQHQKAKHFKCHICHKKLYTGPGLAIHCMQVHKETIDAVPNAIPGRTDIELEIYGMEGIPEKDMEERRRLLEQKTQAESQKKKQQDDSDEYEDDESAASTSFQPQQVQPQQGYVPPMAQPGLPPVPGAPGMPPGIPPLMAGVPPMMPGMPPVMPGMPPGMMPMGGMMPPGPGIPPLMPGMPPGRSGLSNSYYGMPPPVGPRPGMPPMTQAQPVTAPGILNRPPAPAASAPTPQPPVTKPLFPSAGQMGTPVTSSSTASSNSESLSASSNALFPSTAQAAAAVPGPVGTDFKPLNSTPATTTEPPKPTFPAYTQSTASTTSTTNSTAAKPATSITSKPATLTTTSATSKLIHPDEDISLEERRAQLPKYQRNLPRPGQASLGNPPVGPIGGMMPPQPGIPPQQQGMRPPMPPHGQYGAHHQGMPGYLPGAMPPYGQGPPMVPPYQSGPPRPPMGMRPPVMSQGGRY encoded by the exons ATGGGCCGTAAGaagaagaagcagctgaagccTTGGTGCTG GTATTGTAACAGGGATTTTGATGATGAAAAAATCCTTATACAGcatcaaaaagcaaagcactttaAATGCCATATATGTCATAAGAAACTGTATACAGGACCTGGTTTAGCTATACATTGCATGCAG GTACATAAAGAAACAATAGATGCTGTTCCAAATGCTATTCCTGGAAGAACGGATATTGAACTGGAAATCTATGGCATGGAGGGCATTCCAGAAAAAGATATGGAGGAACGAAGGAGGTTACTTGAACAAAAAACTCAGG CAGAgagccagaaaaagaaacaacaggatGATTCGGATGAATATGAAGATGATGAATCTGCAGCTTCAACTTCATTTCAACCCCAGCAAGTTCAGCCACAGCAGGGGTATGTTCCCCCAATGGCACAACCAGGTTTGCCTCCTGTGCCAGGTGCACCAGGGATGCCTCCAG gtatACCACCATTAATGGCAGGTGTTCCACCTATGATGCCTGGAATGCCTCCAGTTATGCCTGGAATGCCACCTGG gATGATGCCAATGGGTGGAATGATGCCTCCTGGGCCAGGAATACCACCTCTTATGCCTGGTATGCCACCAGGTAGGTCAGGGTTGTCGAACTCGTACTATG GTATGCCACCGCCTGTTGGTCCTCGTCCTGGGATGCCTCCAATGACACAAGCACAGCCTGTTACAGCACCAGGCATTCTTAACAggcctccagctcctgctgcatcAGCACCTACCCCCCAGCCTCCAGTTACTAAACCACTCTTCCCAAGTGCGGGGCAG ATGGGGACACCTGTCACAAGCTCAAGTACAGCTTCCTCCAATTCAGAAAGTCTGTCAGCATCTTCTAACGCTCTGTTTCCTAGCACAGCACAA gctgcagcagctgttccAGGTCCAGTTGGTACTGATTTCAAACCTTTGAATTCTACACCTGCAACAACAACAGAACCCCCAAAACCTACATTCCCTGCTTACACGCAGTCTACAGCCTCAACCACTAGCACGACAAACAGTACTGCTGCTAAACCAGCTACATCTATAACAAGTAAGCCTGCTACCCTCACAACCACCAGCGCAACCAGTAAGTTGATCCATCCAGATGAGGATATATCACTG GAAGAGAGAAGGGCACAGTTGCCTAAATATCAGCGCAATCTTCCTCGGCCGGGACAGGCTTCCTTGGGTAATCCACCAGTTGGACCAATTGGAGGTATGATGCCACCACAGCCAGGAATTCCTCCACAACAACAAGGAATGAGACCTCCCATGCCACCTCATG GTCAGTATGGTGCTCATCACCAGGGCATGCCAGGATACCTTCCTGGAGCGATGCCCCCATACGGTCAGGGACCTCCGATGGTGCCCCCTTACCAAAGTGGACCTCCTCGACCTCCAATGGGCATGAGACCTCCTGTAATGTCGCAAGGTGGCCGCTACTGA
- the ZNF207 gene encoding BUB3-interacting and GLEBS motif-containing protein ZNF207 isoform X1, with amino-acid sequence MGRKKKKQLKPWCWYCNRDFDDEKILIQHQKAKHFKCHICHKKLYTGPGLAIHCMQVHKETIDAVPNAIPGRTDIELEIYGMEGIPEKDMEERRRLLEQKTQAESQKKKQQDDSDEYEDDESAASTSFQPQQVQPQQGYVPPMAQPGLPPVPGAPGMPPGIPPLMAGVPPMMPGMPPVMPGMPPGLHQQRKYMQSFCGGNMMMPMGGMMPPGPGIPPLMPGMPPGRSGLSNSYYGMPPPVGPRPGMPPMTQAQPVTAPGILNRPPAPAASAPTPQPPVTKPLFPSAGQMGTPVTSSSTASSNSESLSASSNALFPSTAQAAAAVPGPVGTDFKPLNSTPATTTEPPKPTFPAYTQSTASTTSTTNSTAAKPATSITSKPATLTTTSATSKLIHPDEDISLEERRAQLPKYQRNLPRPGQASLGNPPVGPIGGMMPPQPGIPPQQQGMRPPMPPHGQYGAHHQGMPGYLPGAMPPYGQGPPMVPPYQSGPPRPPMGMRPPVMSQGGRY; translated from the exons ATGGGCCGTAAGaagaagaagcagctgaagccTTGGTGCTG GTATTGTAACAGGGATTTTGATGATGAAAAAATCCTTATACAGcatcaaaaagcaaagcactttaAATGCCATATATGTCATAAGAAACTGTATACAGGACCTGGTTTAGCTATACATTGCATGCAG GTACATAAAGAAACAATAGATGCTGTTCCAAATGCTATTCCTGGAAGAACGGATATTGAACTGGAAATCTATGGCATGGAGGGCATTCCAGAAAAAGATATGGAGGAACGAAGGAGGTTACTTGAACAAAAAACTCAGG CAGAgagccagaaaaagaaacaacaggatGATTCGGATGAATATGAAGATGATGAATCTGCAGCTTCAACTTCATTTCAACCCCAGCAAGTTCAGCCACAGCAGGGGTATGTTCCCCCAATGGCACAACCAGGTTTGCCTCCTGTGCCAGGTGCACCAGGGATGCCTCCAG gtatACCACCATTAATGGCAGGTGTTCCACCTATGATGCCTGGAATGCCTCCAGTTATGCCTGGAATGCCACCTGG ATTACAtcaacagagaaaatacatgcaGTCATTTTGTGGTGGAAACAT gATGATGCCAATGGGTGGAATGATGCCTCCTGGGCCAGGAATACCACCTCTTATGCCTGGTATGCCACCAGGTAGGTCAGGGTTGTCGAACTCGTACTATG GTATGCCACCGCCTGTTGGTCCTCGTCCTGGGATGCCTCCAATGACACAAGCACAGCCTGTTACAGCACCAGGCATTCTTAACAggcctccagctcctgctgcatcAGCACCTACCCCCCAGCCTCCAGTTACTAAACCACTCTTCCCAAGTGCGGGGCAG ATGGGGACACCTGTCACAAGCTCAAGTACAGCTTCCTCCAATTCAGAAAGTCTGTCAGCATCTTCTAACGCTCTGTTTCCTAGCACAGCACAA gctgcagcagctgttccAGGTCCAGTTGGTACTGATTTCAAACCTTTGAATTCTACACCTGCAACAACAACAGAACCCCCAAAACCTACATTCCCTGCTTACACGCAGTCTACAGCCTCAACCACTAGCACGACAAACAGTACTGCTGCTAAACCAGCTACATCTATAACAAGTAAGCCTGCTACCCTCACAACCACCAGCGCAACCAGTAAGTTGATCCATCCAGATGAGGATATATCACTG GAAGAGAGAAGGGCACAGTTGCCTAAATATCAGCGCAATCTTCCTCGGCCGGGACAGGCTTCCTTGGGTAATCCACCAGTTGGACCAATTGGAGGTATGATGCCACCACAGCCAGGAATTCCTCCACAACAACAAGGAATGAGACCTCCCATGCCACCTCATG GTCAGTATGGTGCTCATCACCAGGGCATGCCAGGATACCTTCCTGGAGCGATGCCCCCATACGGTCAGGGACCTCCGATGGTGCCCCCTTACCAAAGTGGACCTCCTCGACCTCCAATGGGCATGAGACCTCCTGTAATGTCGCAAGGTGGCCGCTACTGA